A window of Watersipora subatra chromosome 10, tzWatSuba1.1, whole genome shotgun sequence genomic DNA:
ctgtaagaaaagaaaacgataacttttgatttgatttttctattgatctattatcttatctatgattattttttatgattaatataataatcataaagcatattatacaaaataataatataactgcgtatagaataaatgatgtaactaatataatttgtagaaaatcccaagtgataaccgagattgatgattgatttaattgattccatttattagctatagttaaaaaaatctgaacaacgctaaagatgagtctgaatagggaagctaagtaggagaacgaCAAAACTGAGCTGCACTAGCAAGATAGcggaatgttgcgaaataatagatgcgtgtaattattttatgctaaaactaatctacacatcagagggactggttcggagttctcagagcaatgattgttaggcccaatttgattgttctatacttccagggattaaaccaattaaaacgccgtgattgttataggagagcacattagttggcttaattgaccaatggcacacaagtcgatttcatatgtcatatattgataattactaaaacacttatgttatttggtagacctgtgtttggctggctatatctcagcttctggttagtcaatctccttgattcttttttagaacatcagtcaacacctcaagataaataataaagcataataatattatgctttctctattctttaagtattGATCAAATCGATAATGATAGGTGTAAGTGACTAACAACAAAATGTtatacattgtaatattataatatgttataaagtTATGGAAATGTGATACGTTGGTCGGTCTTCGGAATTAAGTTTTAACCATGTAACATAACAAGTTGAGGCCGCAACATATATCATAATCTGTCCTTTCCCATTCAAAATCAGTCGTCACCAACTACTAAGCACCGAATTGATTAGTTAATCAGTCTGTTGCTATATCAAAATACATGGGACTTGGATCTGAGCAGACTAGCTGAGGCCACAATCGAAAAGGCTAAAACTAATGCAGATCAGATTGTTCTCACTGAGAGCCTCTAAAGGCAAAAAGACGTGAGAACTCAGTTTCAAGAACCTTTTTTTTCgttttttattcaatgtttttttttatatatttgtttacatatatacatgtacaaacctCTCGGGTCTTAAATCAAAGAAACTAAACATCTGCACACTCGACATCCCCTCGAAGATCCCTAATTGTTTTTTGCCAAAAGGAGTGAAAGTATTGCCCTGATTTCATAGATGGTATGTACAATTCCCTGTTTTGTCTTGTATCGTGCGAGTTATTGGGAAAAGTAaaagtgttttgaataacaccaGAACTCAACCGTTGCAATATAGTTTTATTCGGGCATCTTTTCTACGTTCTTGTAACGATATCATGTTAGTGCTTTTCCTTATTGTGAAAAGCATACTGGTGATCTTATGCGGTAAACAAATTTCAGACATTTACTTTGAATTTTCTCGATCTTCTTGATATCTTTTTTAAATGTGGGCCCCACACCTGGCAAGCATATTCAAGGCCTGATCGTATCGTAGTCTTGTACGCCACTAATCTTGTCTTAGTGTCAGCTGTTTTAAGAACTCTATGTAACACTCCTACTAGTCTGTCagcttttgatgtaattttatcTATGTGTTTATCCCATTTTAGTTTACTACTCAGCTCAACGTTTAAATATAGATTAGAGTCAACATTTGTtaactttatattatataaatagtagTCTTGCTGAGATTTCAGTTCTCCAATGGAAAGAACTGAACACTTTGAAGAATTAAAAGAAAGTTGCTAGATGCGAGACCATTCCTCGAGAGTAATTAAATCTTTGTTTAAAACTGCACTTTCACTTCTTAAATTGTACACAAGGGCATCATCTGCAAACAAACGACATTCCGATGTTATTTTGCCTGGCAAATCATTCacataaaaaagaaacagaagCGGACCCAAAACTGATCCCTGAGGGACCACAGAGAGAACACCGCAAAATGTGATTCAACACCATCCACTGAAACAAATTGCTTCCGACTAATTAAaacacaggtgtcctttagcgggatattgccgaagccgggccgtagtctacacacacaaaaaacaacaaaggtccacgtagttatgagcaaaaacaaaagtatccactcaaatatctcaccaatccgataagcagcacacacaaaaactaaaccaatcgacagagccacccatcatgtcaaaatattacaagtttcaagtcatgtcttgtacaactcaccttatggtttaacaaaacttgtcccaaagtccctattaatttgagactgtccaattgccgttttagaaatggtcgccgctagcctagcctaacgtcctaattcaacatctcacttaaaggttgactcgcaacaaaattcacattacagttatttggtatcaaaagattcaccatgttttactctgttgtgttgcaagtgccaaatatgtggagatgggattacaagctcttaaaagctcaaaaacgaaaagccgccgtagattggaatctctttatttcgatgacgtagccacgaaatttggttatcgtcttgtcacgtatgttctcacgtgaattgaaaggccaataaaaagctcaatataaaacttatcgtagtactagtttatgacaaacacttcgggttttaccgaagaccccgtatcaaatatagatgctcgctactttacagttttgtttcggtttggtctaattggcaagccgtaatctaatcatgtgacccaatacttcgcaaataatttctgcagcacttttcgattatcacaggtaaccaacaggctcgtcatgattatcagacaatgatatatactccttcgagctaaggttaaaaagtttaacgattttgtacggtaagttataagatatcagtgctaaaagcgacagcattacaatgacgataaaacagacgcataagaacaatagacgcagttttattgaatgcgtgaagtatatttgtgaaaatatttcgacgaataaggttgcaagaaagtgtaaacagaaaccatctctcacaactacatcacatttgagccgttttggaaagggaatccaaactacggcggtctcgtgtggctgcgattttctgtttgtttttgaacttttaagagtttgtaatcacctttccacatattttgcacctacaacacaacagagcaagacatggtgaatcttttcatatcaaataacgttaatgtgaattttgttgcaagtcaacctttaactatcggggcatcgctaaaagagggaatcaaaatgttcgggagcactcagcaatgccctgatagttactgagatgttgaattaagacgttaggttaggctaggctagcggcgaccatttctaaaacagcaattggacagtctcaaattaaaagggactttgggacaagttttgataaaccataaggtgagttgtgcaagacatgacttggaatattttgacatgatgggtggctctgtcgattggtttagtttttgtgtgtgctgcccaTCGGagtggtgagatatttgggtggatacttttgtttttgctcataactacgttgacctttgttgtttttttgtgtgtgtagactacggcccggcctcGGCAATATTCCGCCTAAGGACACCTGTCTTCTTGGTCTTGGTCAATCGAACCCTAAGACCTCGATCCCCGAGGAAAAAAGGGCCATCATGTACGTATCTAGATCTagttcaaatgttttcaataaaagtcaagTAATATTCGAAGTAAGTAAAATCATGACTATAAAAAGTGCGTTAAAAATTTCCTCGTAGGTCGCGAGAAGTTCTCGGTAAAAAACTgttatgataaaatgttttgctggcTGGAACAGCCCTAGGTACGTCATTGGATACCGATCTGGTATGATGTGAGTGTGTGTCATTGtgtatattgttaaaattattgattAAAGACTCATGCACACCGCTGGAGAgaatttttataagtaaaacCATTCGAGCCGACTTCCGTCTGTTCTTAAGCAATTCCAACCCTAATTTGTCTCTGGCCATAGTTACGCTTTCCACTCCTTTAAGATCCGCAATAAAACGCACAGCGCGCCTCTGGACATTTTCCAGTTGTGTTTCATGTTTTATGAGGTATGGATCCCATACCTCACAAGCGAATTCCAAAACGGGCCTGCACAGACTAAgatatgcaatttttttgacGTTTCTGGGTGCTCCGTGTAATACTCTTCTCAACATCCCTAACCTTTGATATGCTCTAGAGGTAATGCCATCTATGTGTATGTCCCATTTAAAGTCATTAGAGACATTCACTCCCAAGTATTTAAAAGATTCCACAATCTCCAAGTGTACGCCATAAAGGGTATACGATAAATTAACTTGGTTGATTGGTGGCTTCCAGCCAAACAAAACTACCTGgcattttttaacattaaactCCATTTTCCATGTGTTAGCCCATCGCTCAAGAGATAAAAGATCTTGCTGAAATAAAAGCGTATCACTAGGCGTTGTAATTGGACAGTATAAGAgagcatcatcagcaaaaaggCTTATAGAAGAATGTTGAAGAGAACTTCCAATATCATTAACATAAACTAAAAACAGTGAAGGGCCCAAAACAGAACCCTGGGGGACTCCGGATGTAACTGCCAAAAAGCTTGAGTTACTTCCTTGGATAACCACTCTCTGAAATcgatcaaacaaaaaattttctatccATTTGATTATTGACTTGTCAATTGTAGTACGAAGCAATTTGTCAATTAACAGACCATGGGAGACTTTATCAAAAGCCTTGGAAAAATCCAAGACTGCTGCATGTACTGATGTTTCATTATCAACAGCCGCCATTATTTCATTTGATGTAGAAACAAGCTGAGTAGCACAGGAGAGTCCTCTCCTGAACCCATGTTGGTCAGGGCTTAAAAACTCCTCAAGTATTGGGCTTATATTGCTAAGAATAATATGCTCTAAAAGTTTGcatgatatacatgttaaaGACACCGGTCTAAAATTTCCAGGGAGCTCTTTGttccattttttaaaaattggtacaaTATTTGCAGTTTTCCAGATGTCTGGCAAAACTCCAGTATCCAAAGAGTATTGAAAAATTAGTGTTAAAATTTCAGCGGtattatttatatcaatacTAAGATCGTTTTTTGTCAAGCCATCTGGGCCCGGAGCTTTGCCATCTTTAAGACCTTTCAACATTACTATGACACCATCTTTAGAAACAACTATCTGACTTTTTGCTACCCCATCACTATAAAAAGTAGGCCTGTGGTCTGTTTTTGAAAATACGCTTTGgaaaaatgtgttaaaaatCTCAGCTGTCTCTGAGCAAGACTTGTCCTTAAAAGCTGACCtgtgaattaaaaattttataatccATGATATAAATTGCACGTCTCTAATGTGGCAAATTTGGTTAAATATGATGTTAGACATACCTTTAAATGCAAAACTTGCATTCACTTGTTACGTTGTTCAGACCTCACCACCTCTCCCTGTTAAACTCGATGCTTCCTCCGAGGCATTTGTGCGAGCTGCTGGAAGACCAATCGCCGTGTAGGATGAAGCCTTTAGACGGACCCTTTCAAGTTCTTGATGAGTATCACAAACACTAGTAGCTAGTTCATGTTGCATTTTTCTGCGACGCACTTGACCAGAGCAAGCATACCCAGGTCGTCCATCGGCAAAAGACCAATCTGGCTTGTCAGTAAGAGGTCCATATTCTGAGCCTGTCCGTGGCTTGCCAGAATCAATACACTCAATTTCTCGATCAGTAACTATTTTAGACCATGCAACATATTTTGGCGCACGTTTGGCCTTTTTATACAACCACTGCGTGCAACAAAAAAAGCGCTTAGGTATCAAGATTTGCGCTTGAGAAGCCATGAGCGAACACCCACTGGAAGCCGCCATTTTGTTCTTAGACAAAATCCGTTGTTTTAGCAAGACGCGGACGCTCTCATATCCCCCTGTTTACCGCCGAGAATCGGTTAAAAGACATCGGTTCCGGTTGACATTGACAGGTCACATGATCATAGGAGAGTTTTTGTTAATAAGTAAACttgtaaaaaatatagcaaactCGCGTTATAGGTGTTgatacattttaaaatataataaaatggcTACAATTGACGAAGCTCCAATATATGCTCCATTTTTTGGGTCTTTGGGAGCTACAACTGCTGTTGCGTTAAGTGGTAAGTCGTTTTGTACAAATTTCTGATCATTTTAGGCTCCCAATTTAAACTTAGAAGTATTGTTAACGTGAAAGCAGTTGTGTTTACTGTTGCATATTTTGTAGCAATGGGTGCAGCTTATGGCACTGCAAAGTCTGGTACCGGAATAGCCTCAATGGCTGTAATGAGGCCAGATTTAATCATGCGGAGTGTAATTCCTGTGGTGATGGCTGGAATTATTGGCATATACGGGCTCGTAGTTGCTGCTGTAATAACGAACAACGTTACAGATACCGGCTACACTCTTTATATGTGAGTTTTTTAATAGGATACCATATTTAACTAGTTTCATTAGTTTAAAAAGGTGATATAAAATGTGACCCTGACTATCTTCGAGTATTTTCCCTTTTCTCAGTTCATAATTCATTTGTTGCACACTTATCTAATAATTATTAAATCTCTTAGACGAAACCTAACGCAAGGTAGCGCTGAGCCCTTTAAGTGCTAACAATTACATTACGATGTTTCTGGGCCTATTTATAGCCTTAAGTTAACCAGCAACACGGAAGCAGATTTAACAATCACTAGTTTTTTTAAACTGCACATTCTTATTATGTATTAAACTATATCAACTAAGTTTGGTTAAATTTTCTGTTGTTATGGTAAATAGTGTGTTCATAAACAAGAACTAGCATGCACTACACCTGATATATTGCCAAAGTTTGTCAAAGCATGATAATCTGAGCTTCTGTGTACATATCCTTTTGGTGGTGTTTCTGTAGTGATGGACTTCCTGCTTATCTCAGAAAGATAAGATGTATTGCTAAATTTAGAGTAGCACCGAAAAAATATCTGTTGGATAATCTGGAATAGCTCACCCTGGGGCTTGCTTGCTGACTTTCAGGCCCAGCACCTATTGCGCATTGGGGCCTGCATCACTATCTTCATAGCTAAataattgttaaaatatttacacgTGTTTTTTCTCTTCATAATTACTAATTTCAGACTGTTTATGATTCATGCGAATAAAATGAAACAATCCAGTTAGTCAACATTCAGACAAGAGAATTTGAAGCGACGCGTTATTTTTTTCGGGCAAAATGTAACTAGACTAAGTTTGGCATAGCCTACTGAAGGTTGCTGCTAATTGTGTGCTCCATCAACTCTGCTGCTAGGGAGGTGAAAGGCTGTCAAACGGTTATGTTTGCTATAtagttatattgtattatattatacaatataatacaattgtattgagctatATTGTTGGAATTACTATGGAGCATCAATAAATCTAGCAAGATACATAAAATAGCACAGTTGGCCtgtagtttgtatgattttGATTTCACTAGGTACTGTGAAAATTATCATTAACCAATTGTGAATTCTATTTTAGGAGTTTTGCCCATTTAGGTGCAGGTTTAAGCGTAGGAATTGCAGGCCTGGCTGCCGGTTATGCTATTGGAATTGTTGGAGACTCGGGAGTCAGGGGGACTGCTCAGCAACCTAGGTAAACAATTCGGATAAGCAATTAAGCGTTCCAAAGACTAGCATATGCTTACGATATTTTTAGAACAAAGCATTTGCGTTTTATGACAATCCGCTGTCATgaatttttataacaattttttcacACTGTAAGAAACTTGTTCATATTAAtcaaatgttgtttttaaaaaaaaactattgcaGTCTTCAAATTTGCTTCTATTTTCTAGTAAATGTAATAGAGATGTTAATCAATACTCTGTATCATATAGCCTTGATAATGAATGAATGTTTAAACACGCAAGTTAAGTTACTAGaacaaaacaaaactgttttttcGGGATTAAGTATTGCTAAGTGTCACACTACAAGGAAAGAACTTCAAAACTGCTTTAATTGCTTATACTGACCAGATGTGACTGTAAATCGTTTGTTAGTTTTATGAAATCTCTCAAATAAACTGTTCCGGCGGAGCTGTAAGACTTGAATCTCTTTTTTTATCATAACATCTGTTACCAATCGAATCACTCTGTTGGAGGTATTACTCTATTGTAGGTATTACTCTATTGTAGGTGTTACTCTATTGTAGGTATTACTCTATTGTAGGTATTACTCTGTTGTAGATATTACTCTATTGTAGGTGTTACTCTATTGTAGGTGTTACTCTATTGTAGGTGTTACTCTATTGTAGGTATTACTCTATTGTAGGTATTCCTCTATTGTAGGTATTGTAGGTATTCCTCTATTGTAGGTATTACTGTATTGTAGGTATTACTCCGTTGTAGGTATTATGCTATTGTAGGTATTACTCTATTGTAGGTATTGCTCTATTGTAGGTATTACTCTATTGTAGGTATTACTCTATTGTAGGTATTACTCTATTGTAGGTGTTACTCTATTGTAGGTGTTACTCTATTGTAGGTATTACTCTATTGTAGGTATTCCTCTATTGTAGGTATTACTGTATTGTAGGTATTACTCCGTTGTAGGTATTACGCTATTGTAGGTATTACTCTATTGTAGGTATTGCTCTATTGTAGGTATTACTCTATTGTAGGTATTACTCTATTGTAGGTATTACTCTATTGTAGGTATTACTCTATTGTAGGTATTACTCTATTGTAGGTATTACTTTATTGTAGGTATTACTCTATTGTAGGTATTACTCTATTGTAGGTATTACTCTATTGTATGTATTACTCTATTGTAGGTATTACGCTATTGTAGGTATTGCGCTATTGTAGGTATTACTCTATTGTAGGTATTACTCTATTGTAGGTGTTACTCTATTGTAGGTGTGACTCCATTGTAGGTATTACTCTATTGTAGGTATTACTCTACTATTGTAGGTATTACTCTATTGTAGGTATTACTCTATTGTAGGTATTACTCTACTGTAGATGTTACTCTATTGTAGGTATTACTCTATTGTAGGTATTACTCTATTGTAGGTATTACTCTATTGTAGGTATTACTCTATTGTAGGTATTACTCTATTGTAGGCATTACTGTATTGTAGGTATTACTCCGTTGTAGGTATTACGCTATTGTAGGTATTACTCTATTGTAGGTATTACGCTGTTGTAGGTATGACTCTGTTGTAGGTATTACTCTATTGGAGGTATTACTCTATTGTAGGCATATCTCTAATGCTGGCATAACTCTATTGCTGGCATCACTCTATTGCATATATTACTCTGTTGTAGGCTATTTGTCGGCATGATACTGATACTCATCTTTGCGGAGGTTTTGGGTCTCTATGGCTTCATTGTTGCACTCATTCTAACGGCTAAATAGAAGCATATTTTTCAGTTGGTGCGATCATCTAGTTTGCAGAAGTCTCCGTCTCACGGCCTCAGTTTTTAGTCTTGTATCATAGAGCATGCGAGACAAGTTCAAACACTCGCTCACATATCTTCTGAATATTTCTATTGCTAATTCGCCAGAAATAAATTGCTGAATACAAAAAACTTTGTATGGTGGTTTCAGTTGATACTTCATGGATGATATTTTGCAGCATCTTTAGTCtatattttgtgtttttgtatgtaaatatatgctATTTTTCTCTAAGCCTCTTCCACTGCAGTGATTGTGAACAGTGAAAATATTGAGTTATGCAGTTCTGCCTAGGTCTTCTCACCACTACATGCGGAGCTACATTGGATTGTCGTAGTTATGTATTTGTAAATATACAACAAGATGTGGATATAGAAACGACTGTAGTACTCCGCTAGAGCGCTTAGTATTTTAGTAACACCAGTTTTAGTGCATgtacccatagagttatctccccctagagtgataactaccctagcgtttccggtgccatcaaggagcgtttaggccacgcccattttttgtgctagtcactcgtagtgattgacagaacaataacatcagccatgagaatgatcattaatttgcacagttaagatagtaattattgctcatattaaagagatgatgattatagtttactactctaatatatgcttattacttaaagcaattcaatacttacatgacttgcaaagacactgaatagacagtgttaagtaagtgagttaatgcaatcagttactcatagataagatagatggtcatactggggttgtattacattagtgtgatagAAAGCTAATTGACTGCTATTAaccatgagctgtactacccgacattgcccgagtaataaagaagtctttgggcagaaaatttatttttacatattataatatactgtatacaacacttaccattctaacttttaaacaatattccctggttgcaaagtGGAACTGTAAATGTTAGGCAACtcgttatgaacacctgggggggTGGCAGCTCCCAACGGGGTTCGAGGCAGCACCCCGAAGCTctagaccttttaagcatcaataaccctcaaagtatgcataaaggCAATCAAtcgtaagcatcaaaatctatataaatatattttttatggttcatagtaggcaaaacgttttctttattcaacgaccaatataaaactcatgacactacaaaTTTCTGTAAGGAACATtaacagaacaagagctattacttatttattgcaatagctctagttctgtcaatgtgtcgatgacacaaatatttcataactgattctgtatctctttcaacatctttatatatgtgaaatattagaagattatttagccgAGCCTGCTCCATGGTGCTCTTCGATGTTTTGATTcacttcaatgcagaaaaggatctctcactcactACATTACTGACAgtcaaaaccaatactagattagtgagcctggaaattagtgaaaatgcaagtttggggtcTTCACACCCTTTCTTCCCCATtaaaagcaataaagttcagtttataagtcttaacaaagtcttacaagatcactcatttagTGAAATCACCACGGAGACATTAGTAGTAGAATGCTAGTAGCTAATAGATTAGTtattggaatttccaacttggaaATTCCTTCACAGCCAGTAACAACCATTCTGCAGCGGTGTGAGCAGGTCATTCTCACATTCCTGGACCCTATGTTTTTGACTCAAAAGTGTGTAGTCGCTAAGCTAGAAGCATTGGTGTTCAAAAGCCTGATGGAGGATCAACCAGCCAGGCATTTTACACACCAATGTGAGCTGGTTGAGATGGAGTTGGAACATAGGCTCCAGCTTGTGAGAATGGTAGCCAGCAAATATCTTGACATCAGGATAAAGCACTACATCACAAAGCACAGCAGACTGATTGAAGAGGGAGGGAAAGGGAAAGAAAGATCAATTCTCTCACGACTGATAATTTATAAACaccagtaatatatatatatatatatatatatatatatgtattgggATGCAGTATCTGAGTATCTATctactgattgcattaactcacttacttaacactgtctattcagtgtctttgcaagtcatgtaagtattgaattgctttaaataataagcatatattagagtaataaactataatcatcatctctttaatatgagcaataattactatcttaactgtggaaactcatgatcattctcatggctgatgttattgttctgtcaatcactacgagtgactagcacaaaaaaggggcgtggcctaaacgctccttgatggcaccggaaacgctcatGTTGTTGAATGcgcagttatcactctagggggagataactctatgcatGTACCTTCTCATACAAGATATAAAGTAAGGAAGTGGGATAGGCCAACTtgctctttttatttttatcatgtgGTACCAAGTCTAAAATTCAAAATAATATGCAAAAATGCCAAATGCCTGAGTGTGTGAGCCCTCTAAGTATGGAATCGGTTATATCTGGTCTGTCTCCAAAACCATAATATAAACCAGGCCAATGCACATAGACACAAGTAAGCTTGGCTAAATCCCGCAATTAAGTCTTAAAGCACATGAAAGCGAACAGAACACACTTGCTCATATGAGTACAGCGGTCACCCAAAGAGCTGATACAGCGATTCACGTACAGCACAACTTTCTGGTATCCTCACTTAGCATCTAATCATACAGCTACTAGCTCGGTCAACACAAACACTTCCCGGTCTCCTTGAATAGCTTGTTCAGTTACTAGGCACTTGTTTGACATGCATATTCTGCCAAAACTCCTTGATGAGAACACGGACATCATCTGCACGATATGGAACTTCCAGTGTGAGTATATCAGCGCCATGCTTTGATGAGGTGGCCAACGCTTCGGTGCCAAGAGCTGTAAAGGCATCCACCCACACTTTGTCCTGTATCAAAACACTTGTAATTATAGAATGGCTGCACCAAAATGAGCCAATGATATCTTACAACTCGAACGTGAATAAAAATGCTGCAAACCTCTGTGACAAGATATATACTGTTGACTGGTCAGAATGAGGAGGAACTATGGCCAAACCACCAGTGTTGAACTATTGACCTTACCAGTATATTGCTCAACACTTCGGCTGTCTGTCAGCTTCAACGGATCATAGTAAAACTACTGCCGATTTTTAAATGTGTGATAAACATTGTTATagtgatatacagtcaaactccaGAGTATGTAAATTCACTTCAATAGTTTTTccaaattttaaaatctttgttttgtggaacaaatattcttataagaacACATTCTATTTTATTTAACGTGAGCTACAgcataaaaattaaatgataaaGACTGCATATAGTTACGTATATCatcaaaacaaatgcaatatatAACCGTAAAAAGTAAAgctaaaaatctaaattttatgtaaaagaaATTGAATAAGGTAAAAGGGTTTTTGTTGTCATAACATCTGTGCATTCAAGACTGGCATGTCTAGGTGTAGCCTGATAATACAGGAAGCAAATGATGCGAAGGTAGGGGCGAAGATAGACACAACGCTAGTCCAACTTGCATTACCTGAGCTTCAAACTAATTATAAGCGAGATATTTATATTGCTGCTTttatatttgaaattttaaaattttattttcagcaaTCCTGATCAGCCGTTTCACTTGCACTCGTTTCAGGTGTTTCCATCTTTGTATCGCAGTAATTGTTTTCCCATGATAACTACTACACTGCTTTCATTTTGAAAAAAGCGATTTGAAGATGTTTGTTCATATTATGCAATCAACACTTGCTTTAACTCTCTTTCACTCTGTTTACTACTACTGCCCTTGGGATCCcttgaaattaaaaaactaaaaaaattggcAGATAGCACTCCCTCCAAGTTTACAAACAACGTAACCTAATTACGTGAAGGAGAATTGCTAACATACGCGCTGATTTACAAACCGCAGtgttttgacaaatttttaGGTCCTATACTCTATCCCAAGATGATTGTAGGTCAATGTTTGACTGCAAATGTAACCAGGTTCATACCTCATGATGCGCTGGACAGTAGATGACCACCT
This region includes:
- the LOC137407392 gene encoding V-type proton ATPase 16 kDa proteolipid subunit c-like, which produces MATIDEAPIYAPFFGSLGATTAVALSAMGAAYGTAKSGTGIASMAVMRPDLIMRSVIPVVMAGIIGIYGLVVAAVITNNVTDTGYTLYMSFAHLGAGLSVGIAGLAAGYAIGIVGDSGVRGTAQQPRLFVGMILILIFAEVLGLYGFIVALILTAK